Proteins from a genomic interval of Rosa chinensis cultivar Old Blush chromosome 2, RchiOBHm-V2, whole genome shotgun sequence:
- the LOC112188754 gene encoding transcription factor DICHOTOMA, with amino-acid sequence MVNLGGASSNAIVRSSGDYQQHYGYGNNITHPYFVSKVRVPVVAVKKDRHSKIFTSQGLRDRRVRLSINVAREFFDLQDLLGFDKASKTLEWLLSNSRNAIKDLEKSKCNNSTSISSSSTSDCDDVLDINNEASDDKRRKMKEAAAIMARASRAKARARARERTREKMCGTSTRSHQICSQLSLFNELEPADMNKEPGSTLLSNCQAEYHESVALKRKLKAPSVSNYHDRSLQLNPKSTEPSSNCGSHINIQFPNAISQNYWDISGSVFTCPSICAITTNMNLNSTGIECQRHTSPFFPPSFDINYAQSRHIF; translated from the coding sequence ATGGTCAATCTCGGAGGAGCTTCATCAAACGCGATCGTACGATCATCTGGAGACTACCAGCAGCATTATGGTTATGGTAATAATATTACTCATCCCTATTTTGTTTCTAAGGTGAGAGTACCGGTGGTTGCTGTGAAGAAAGACCGGCACAGCAAGATCTTCACTTCTCAGGGCTTGAGGGATCGGAGGGTAAGACTCTCCATCAATGTTGCCCGTGAGTTCTTCGATCTCCAAGACTTGCTAGGGTTTGACAAAGCCAGCAAAACCTTAGAGTGGCTGCTCAGCAATTCCAGAAATGCCATCAAAGACCTAGAAAAGAGCAAGTGCAATAACAGTACTAGTATATCATCTTCTAGTACGTCGGACTGTGATGATGTTTTGGACATAAACAACGAGGCGTCCGATGAcaagaggaggaagatgaaGGAGGCTGCTGCTATAATGGCCAGAGCATCGCGGGCAAAGGCTAGAGCAAGAGCAAGAGAaagaacaagagagaagatGTGCGGTACTAGTACGAGGAGCCATCAGATCTGTAGCCAGTTGAGCTTGTTCAATGAGCTTGAACCTGCAGATATGAATAAAGAACCGGGTAGTACCCTCCTATCTAATTGTCAAGCTGAATATCATGAATCTGTTGCGCTCAAAAGAAAGCTGAAGGCGCCGTCAGTTTCCAATTATCACGATCGAAGCCTTCAATTGAACCCCAAAAGCACGGAACCTAGTTCAAATTGCGGCAGCCACATTAATATCCAATTTCCGAATGCAATATCTCAAAATTATTGGGACATCAGCGGCAGTGTCTTCACATGCCCTAGCATTTGTGCCATTACCACCAACATGAATCTTAATTCTACGGGTATAGAGTGTCAAAGACACACTTCGCCTTTTTTCCCCCCTTCTTTTGACATAAACTATGCACAATCTAGacatatattttaa
- the LOC121051340 gene encoding uncharacterized protein LOC121051340, with protein sequence MWLHHSEFAPIVDALGRMLLLAMLLKVYPFPLYYLFPEQDRNNLDLSLKVGILFLILFGIVLPSDIVDQIVAIPLPIEPSNDEFLWGPSPSGSFSIKTASSIQYNQVWSQTQIGNPFHRNGSLISWLESLSNTRNYKEVLANVILILWSIWNARNKAIFQEKWLSPTAVGYDAFHFGLTYNQVNNSWNGHHLHSNMHIKWYPPTNQFLKLNFDGAVRNGKASIGFIIRNSDGNPLVAACRVLGDTNTLVAEATALHEGLHAAYLQGFSHLIVEGDSKLLIDCIKGSAMTP encoded by the exons ATGTGGCTACATCACAGCGAGTTTGCACCTATAGTTGATGCTCTTGGCAGAATGCTACTTCTGGCAATGCTGTTGAAA GTGTATCCCTTTCCTCTCTATTATTTGTTTCCTGAACAGGATAGGAATAACTTGGATTTGTCTCTTAAAGTTGGAATTTTATTTCTAATTCTATTTGGAATAGTTCTTCCTTCAGATATTGTTGATCAGATTGTTGCTATTCCTCTTCCTATAGAACCTTCTAATGACGAATTTTTATGGGGTCCTTCCCCGTCGGGTAGTTTTTCAATCAAAACTGCTTCTTCGATTCAATATAACCAG GTTTGGTCTCAAACTCAAATTGGCAACCCCTTTCATAGGAATGGTTCGTTAATTTCTTGGTTAGAATCTCTTAGTAATACTAGAAACTATAAAGAGGTGCTTGCTAATGTTATTCTCATACTCTGGTCTATATGGAATGCTAGAAACAAAGCTATTTTCCAGGAGAAATGGTTGTCACCTACTGCTGTTGGGTATGatgcttttcattttggccTAACTTATAACCAAGTAAATAATAGCTGGAATGGTCATCATTTACATTCTAATATGCACATTAAATGGTATCCACCGACTAACCagtttcttaaactaaattttgATGGTGCAGTCAGGAACGGAAAAGCTTCTATTGGTTTCATTATTAGGAACTCTGATGGCAATCCTTTAGTTGCAGCTTGCAGAGTTTTAGGTGACACAAATACTCTAGTTGCTGAGGCTACGGCTCTACATGAGGGTCTTCATGCAGCTTATCTTCAAGGGTTCTCTCATCTTATTGTTGAAGGAGACTCAAAGCTTTTAATTGACTGTATCAAAGGCTCTGCGATGACTCCATAG